A DNA window from Ranitomeya imitator isolate aRanImi1 chromosome 2, aRanImi1.pri, whole genome shotgun sequence contains the following coding sequences:
- the PRRT1B gene encoding proline rich transmembrane protein 1B isoform X1: MATTGSAEMEVTIQEEVESSGAAAEMSQRPNTPGNVPSLVQPKDSSEEPKGIENSGFVGDPPPYSPPDPKIAHLLYPNYPTNFSGNMPVYYQSRPTLSNVYTQQNLPPGSYPYIMSDSSLGMPPPQPETRTKDYMVESVLVTFFCCFLTGIIAVVYSHETRSALSRGDILQAQESSRRARSLVLFSLLFGVFISVSWIIYVVVTIFL; encoded by the exons gatctgCTGAAATGGAAGTAACAATCCAAGAGGAAGTGGAGAGCAGCGGCGCTGCGGCAGAAATGAGCCAAAGACCTAACACTCCGGGAAATGTCCCGTCACTGGTGCAGCCCAAAGACTCGTCAGAGGAGCCTAAAGGAATAGAGAACAGCGGATTTGTCGGAGACCCCCCACCTTATTCCCCCCCAGACCCAAAGATCGCCCATCTGCTGTATCCAAATTATCCCACAAACTTCTCAGGGAACATGCCCGTCTACTACCAGTCTAGGCCCACCCTGTCCAATGTGTACACTCAGCAGAACCTGCCGCCTGGATCATACCCCTATATCATG AGCGACAGCTCCCTGGGGATGCCGCCTCCGCAGCCGGAAACGAGGACTAAGGACTACATGGTGGAGTCGGTGCTAGTTACGTTTTTCTGCTGCTTCCTGACGGGAATCATCGCTGTGGTCTATTCTCACGAG ACCCGCTCAGCGCTGAGCAGAGGCGACATCCTGCAGGCTCAGGAGTCCTCCCGCCGGGCTCGCTCCCTCGTCCTCTTCAGCCTGCTCTTTGGGGTCTTCATCTCCGTCAGCTGGATCATATACGTGGTGGtgaccatcttcttatga
- the PRRT1B gene encoding proline rich transmembrane protein 1B isoform X2, producing the protein MEVTIQEEVESSGAAAEMSQRPNTPGNVPSLVQPKDSSEEPKGIENSGFVGDPPPYSPPDPKIAHLLYPNYPTNFSGNMPVYYQSRPTLSNVYTQQNLPPGSYPYIMSDSSLGMPPPQPETRTKDYMVESVLVTFFCCFLTGIIAVVYSHETRSALSRGDILQAQESSRRARSLVLFSLLFGVFISVSWIIYVVVTIFL; encoded by the exons ATGGAAGTAACAATCCAAGAGGAAGTGGAGAGCAGCGGCGCTGCGGCAGAAATGAGCCAAAGACCTAACACTCCGGGAAATGTCCCGTCACTGGTGCAGCCCAAAGACTCGTCAGAGGAGCCTAAAGGAATAGAGAACAGCGGATTTGTCGGAGACCCCCCACCTTATTCCCCCCCAGACCCAAAGATCGCCCATCTGCTGTATCCAAATTATCCCACAAACTTCTCAGGGAACATGCCCGTCTACTACCAGTCTAGGCCCACCCTGTCCAATGTGTACACTCAGCAGAACCTGCCGCCTGGATCATACCCCTATATCATG AGCGACAGCTCCCTGGGGATGCCGCCTCCGCAGCCGGAAACGAGGACTAAGGACTACATGGTGGAGTCGGTGCTAGTTACGTTTTTCTGCTGCTTCCTGACGGGAATCATCGCTGTGGTCTATTCTCACGAG ACCCGCTCAGCGCTGAGCAGAGGCGACATCCTGCAGGCTCAGGAGTCCTCCCGCCGGGCTCGCTCCCTCGTCCTCTTCAGCCTGCTCTTTGGGGTCTTCATCTCCGTCAGCTGGATCATATACGTGGTGGtgaccatcttcttatga